One Argonema galeatum A003/A1 genomic region harbors:
- a CDS encoding transaldolase family protein → MAIYLDSAIIAEAKTAKELGWVKGITTNPTLLSKTDLPVETTLKKLAELTNGPVFYQLISSELDEMVKEGRKAFEIIGHQTVLKIPATIVGFQAVTRLSPEIICSVTAIYSAAQAAVAREAGAKYAIAYVNRATKLLGDGVALVREMARVLAGSSTDILAASIKSPEEAAASLQAGAHHLTLPLNMLQAMATNELSLQTVDEFAKNGCGIANSH, encoded by the coding sequence ATGGCGATTTATCTCGATTCGGCAATTATCGCTGAAGCCAAAACTGCAAAAGAGTTGGGCTGGGTAAAGGGGATTACCACTAACCCAACTCTTTTATCCAAAACCGATTTACCAGTAGAGACGACTCTCAAAAAATTAGCTGAATTGACCAATGGCCCGGTATTCTACCAGCTAATTTCGTCTGAACTGGATGAAATGGTTAAGGAAGGCAGAAAAGCTTTTGAGATTATCGGTCATCAAACTGTGCTGAAAATTCCGGCAACCATTGTTGGCTTTCAAGCTGTGACGCGCCTGTCGCCAGAAATAATCTGTTCTGTAACGGCAATTTATAGCGCTGCACAAGCTGCTGTGGCAAGAGAGGCGGGTGCAAAATACGCGATCGCTTACGTGAACCGCGCCACCAAGCTATTAGGCGATGGAGTGGCGCTGGTGCGAGAAATGGCAAGGGTTCTCGCAGGCAGTAGTACGGACATTCTAGCCGCCAGTATTAAATCGCCAGAAGAAGCCGCCGCATCCCTGCAAGCGGGTGCCCATCATCTCACGCTTCCCTTGAATATGTTGCAGGCTATGGCGACTAATGAACTTTCGCTGCAAACCGTTGATGAATTCGCCAAAAACGGATGCGGCATTGCTAATAGTCATTAG
- the nirD gene encoding nitrite reductase small subunit NirD, with the protein MVQALPVRDIITTWVNVCPLAAIAPNTGVCALVAGQQVAVFRVGQATDVYAISNYDPFSKAFVLSRGIVGDRNGIPKVASPIYKQNFNLLTGQSFDDENVKIPTYQVRVVSDRVQIAIGEVL; encoded by the coding sequence ATGGTTCAAGCATTACCAGTTCGCGATATAATTACAACATGGGTAAATGTCTGTCCGCTGGCAGCGATCGCACCCAATACCGGAGTTTGTGCCTTGGTTGCAGGTCAACAGGTAGCAGTTTTCCGAGTTGGACAAGCAACCGATGTTTACGCCATAAGTAACTACGACCCTTTCAGCAAAGCGTTTGTTTTATCCAGAGGAATTGTGGGCGATCGCAATGGCATCCCCAAAGTCGCATCCCCAATTTACAAGCAAAACTTCAATCTGCTTACTGGACAGAGTTTCGATGATGAAAACGTGAAAATACCTACATACCAAGTTAGAGTCGTTAGCGATCGGGTACAGATAGCCATTGGCGAAGTTTTGTAA
- a CDS encoding DUF2470 domain-containing protein, with product MPTADLKGGWQFYFSVYNSLGTLLHPKSMSDALSPEISDRICAHMNEDHGDAVLLYAQTFGSLTNATAAEMLSIDTEGMNLSAQINDTAVPVRIQFDRVLKDSEDAHHTLIAMVKQAREPH from the coding sequence TTGCCAACTGCCGATCTAAAGGGCGGTTGGCAATTTTATTTTTCGGTTTACAATTCTTTAGGTACTCTGTTACATCCCAAATCCATGTCTGACGCCCTATCCCCTGAAATCAGCGATCGCATCTGCGCCCACATGAACGAAGATCATGGCGACGCCGTACTTCTGTACGCCCAAACTTTCGGCAGTTTAACTAATGCAACGGCAGCAGAAATGCTTTCTATAGATACTGAGGGCATGAATTTATCCGCACAAATCAATGATACTGCCGTCCCAGTCCGAATTCAGTTTGACCGCGTTCTCAAAGATTCCGAAGATGCTCACCATACTCTTATTGCAATGGTGAAACAAGCGCGTGAGCCCCATTGA
- a CDS encoding helix-turn-helix domain-containing protein — protein sequence MVNIEGKEKLIEIIKTARGSMSQRAFGKVLGVSATAVQLWEKGDTIPDTENLAKIAARSGYTLEDLLRCLEGKPLSDPSDLNQILTKIQLMPLSQVSMIVRAGVDRLTTAVDSLER from the coding sequence GTGGTGAACATCGAAGGTAAAGAGAAACTTATTGAAATCATCAAAACGGCTCGTGGCTCAATGAGTCAGCGAGCGTTTGGCAAGGTCTTGGGAGTTTCTGCTACGGCTGTTCAGTTGTGGGAAAAGGGTGATACCATTCCCGATACCGAAAATTTGGCTAAGATTGCAGCGAGATCGGGCTACACACTAGAAGATCTCCTAAGATGTTTGGAGGGTAAACCACTGTCAGACCCCTCAGATTTGAACCAGATTCTGACAAAAATCCAGCTCATGCCTCTGAGTCAGGTATCAATGATTGTGCGGGCAGGTGTGGATAGACTGACTACTGCGGTTGATTCTTTAGAGAGATAA